In the genome of Streptomyces collinus, one region contains:
- a CDS encoding Fpg/Nei family DNA glycosylase, which translates to MPEGDTVWQAAGRLHDALAGKVLTRSDLRVPRFATADLTGRAVLHVTARGKHLLTRIEGGLTLHSHLRMDGSWKVYGNGQRWSGGPGHQIRAILGTTDRTAVGYRLPVLELLRTTDEHRAVGHLGPDLLGPDWDPDRALANVLQDPSRELGEALLDQRNLAGIGNVYKSELCFLLGVTPWLPAGDLPADRATKLPALAKKLLEANRDRPIRSTTGRRSQDLFVYGRAPRPCLRCRTSIRVADQGDGSRDRPTYWCPTCQPGPSPTPVRRGRTN; encoded by the coding sequence ATGCCCGAAGGTGACACGGTCTGGCAGGCCGCGGGGCGGTTGCACGACGCCCTCGCGGGCAAGGTGCTGACCCGCAGCGATCTGCGGGTCCCGCGCTTCGCCACGGCCGACCTCACGGGCCGCGCGGTCCTGCACGTCACCGCGCGCGGCAAGCACCTCCTCACCCGCATCGAGGGCGGCCTCACCCTCCACTCCCACCTGCGGATGGACGGCTCCTGGAAGGTGTACGGGAACGGCCAGCGCTGGAGCGGCGGTCCCGGCCACCAGATCCGCGCGATCCTCGGCACCACCGACCGCACCGCCGTCGGCTACCGCCTCCCCGTCCTGGAACTGCTGCGCACCACCGACGAGCACCGCGCGGTCGGCCATCTCGGTCCCGACCTCCTGGGGCCCGACTGGGACCCCGACCGGGCCCTCGCCAACGTCCTCCAGGACCCCTCCCGCGAACTCGGCGAGGCCCTGCTCGACCAACGCAACCTCGCCGGCATCGGCAATGTCTACAAGAGCGAGCTCTGCTTCCTGCTCGGCGTCACCCCCTGGCTCCCGGCCGGCGACCTTCCCGCCGACCGCGCCACGAAGCTGCCCGCGCTCGCCAAGAAGCTGCTGGAGGCCAACCGCGACCGCCCGATCCGCAGCACGACGGGCCGCCGCAGCCAGGACCTCTTCGTCTACGGCCGCGCACCCCGCCCCTGCCTGCGCTGCCGCACCTCGATCCGCGTCGCCGACCAGGGCGACGGCTCCCGCGATCGCCCCACCTACTGGTGCCCCACCTGCCAGCCCGGCCCCTCCCCCACCCCGGTACGGCGCGGCCGCACTAATTGA